The DNA window CACAAAATGGTGCGCCCGGCGGTGGTGCGCCTGCTATTGTTGTCCCTGGGGCTGTGCAGTACCGTTCTGGCCGTACTCGGCCTGTTTGTGCCGCTGTTGCCGACGGTGCCATTGCTGTTGCTGGCGGCCGCCTGCTTTGCCCGCAGCAGTGAACGCTTTCATAACTGGCTACTGGACCATCCCCACCTGGGACCATTGGTGCGGGGCTATCTGGCCGGTCAGGGCATGCCCCTGCGGGCCAAGATC is part of the Desulfuromonas thiophila genome and encodes:
- a CDS encoding YbaN family protein — translated: MVRPAVVRLLLLSLGLCSTVLAVLGLFVPLLPTVPLLLLAAACFARSSERFHNWLLDHPHLGPLVRGYLAGQGMPLRAKIRAISLLWLSIGISVLLLLTQLWLKMLLIGIALAVTVYLLRLPVCAAGEEV